A genomic window from Herbiconiux aconitum includes:
- a CDS encoding SDR family NAD(P)-dependent oxidoreductase: MTVTLITGANKGLGRETARRLIEVGHTVYVGARDQTRGAAAAEELGAKFVQIDVTDDESVAAAAQTIRDQAGRLDVLVNNAGIWDGRIGVEGLTGATALAEFDTNAISVVRTIQAFLPLLRSSDNPVVVNVSSGLGSFWAVTNPERGESHYPTISYSASKAAVSMLTVEYAKALPEIKINVADPGFTSSDLTGNTAGQTIAEGAEAIVQLATIGKDGPTGTFHEATGPLAW, encoded by the coding sequence ATGACCGTCACGCTCATCACCGGAGCCAACAAGGGCCTCGGCCGAGAAACCGCTCGCCGCCTGATCGAGGTCGGGCACACCGTGTATGTCGGTGCCCGCGACCAGACCCGGGGAGCAGCTGCCGCCGAGGAACTGGGGGCGAAATTCGTGCAGATCGACGTGACCGACGACGAGTCGGTCGCCGCCGCTGCGCAGACCATCCGAGACCAGGCCGGGCGCCTCGATGTGCTCGTCAACAACGCCGGCATCTGGGACGGCCGGATCGGAGTCGAGGGCCTCACCGGCGCGACCGCTCTCGCCGAGTTCGACACCAATGCCATCAGTGTCGTGCGAACGATCCAGGCGTTCCTGCCTCTGCTCCGGTCATCCGACAATCCGGTGGTCGTCAACGTCTCGAGTGGGCTCGGCTCGTTCTGGGCCGTCACCAACCCCGAGCGCGGCGAGTCGCACTACCCGACGATCTCCTACTCGGCATCGAAGGCCGCCGTATCGATGCTCACCGTCGAGTACGCCAAGGCTCTGCCCGAGATCAAGATCAATGTGGCCGACCCGGGATTCACCTCCAGCGACCTCACCGGCAACACTGCCGGGCAGACCATCGCCGAAGGCGCCGAGGCCATCGTGCAGCTCGCCACCATCGGCAAGGACGGTCCGACCGGCACCTTCCACGAAGCCACCGGCCCGTTGGCCTGGTAG